AAAACGATACTACCggcatgtattaaaaaaaaaaaaaaaaaaaaaaaaaaaaaaaggttcttgcAAGCTTCGCTGacaaaaaaagggacaaaaaacaaatgaacaaaaatggAAATAGTTAAAGGACTGTTTCATGAACCAGCGGTCATGTCGAAGTGGTTATATCAGTATCACAGGATTGTCGACTGGAAAAGTTGTGGCTACGAATCGAAGCCCACCAGAGgcaaagcgacacacacacaccacacacacacacacaaggatcatatacaggaacagagagagaccgagggggtagatggggaggaggggaggcagacagagaaagagatatagacacaAACTGAGAAAGAGATTGATAGCAGTTCCAACTGACTGTCCATACTTTTATTTCTTCATCTGATAAAATTTTcagaataattatgattatgatgatgtatgctcacaacacaaaacaaactgcaTGTTTGAAGTCCTGATTAAAACTGAGTACTAATTTCCTACAAACAAGCAAGCGGATCTCAATACAACAGAGAAAATCAATTAGTATCTAATACAGACAAGGACACAAGTTAAAACACTGCCAATGTTTCTCTTCTAACACAGGATGTGATGTCTGAAACAAGTTAAAACACTGTTACTGTTTCTCTTCTAACACAGGATATAATGTGTCAAACAAGTTGAAACACTATTACTGTTTCGCTTCTAACACAGGATATAATGTGTGAAACAAATTAAGACACTCACTGTTACTCTTCTAACACAAGATATAATATCTGAAACAAGTTAATACACTTACTGTTTCTCTTGCAATACAGGATGTATAATGTGTGAAACAAAGTCCTGAGTTTGAGGAAGGCGGACACATTTTTTtggtataaaaaaacaacaacctgtctTAATGATTCAGAATATTCCCAGGACTGCAAATTATCAGTGTTAAAAGACCCCAATATGCATCTGTAACTCCGAATCCCTCAGAAAATATGTTTTTCAAccttcacaaaaaacaaacaaacaaaaaaccccaaaagaatgaaaaagaaacagaaatatctACACATGCCCAGCACTATAGATAGATTAATGAATCTAGGAGCAACCGATCATATAAAATGACACATCCACAGTATATATCATCAGTATTCAACATATTGAATATTTTCAGTACgttacaaaacattttttttcaatccGTGCAAAAGAAATGTACAGTTTTATTATGCAAGTGGAATTATGTCTAATGAAAATACTCACACTTctccacacacattataatattactaaaaacaaaccaaacaaacaaaaaaacgataaaaaataATATTTTTGAGAAAGGAAAAATCTCACTTACATCAGTATCCATGTTCAATCTGTTGCTAAGTATGAAgatcacggtacacacacacacacacacacacacacacatacacatctcggtcttattgtttttcctatgaaacattacacacaagttatgtataaaaatttttttttcctgtacaaATACAGATATCACACTTGTGAAGCAACATATTCATTTCCAACTTCCAAATGCAGTGCTTGTTATTGTAATGAATAGCAGAAACATCGAAACATGACATTTGATAACAATGCATTTTGTTCGGTACTCTGAGCATGTTTGTTATCATAAAGCATCTTCCTTCAAAAACATGCACAAAACGACATCTGTAGATTTTGTTCAGATTCGTAAGTTAAATAACCGTTGTAAAGTTTGTTCAATTTAAACGTCAAAGTATCCTGCAACTCTCCCATCTCGCACAACTGACAGAAAATGTCTTAAAACACACGATGCCAACAGTGTCCAGTGTGCATTTGACTTATTAATTTGGTTTAATGTGGTAtcaacctgaaaaaaacaaaaccaaaacaaaaaaaaaaccaaaacaagcatacacacacacacaaagacagatggaAATGGTGTCTACTCTTCAAGTCACAAATCTCATTGCGGTAAACTGTTTGAAAGAAAGCAGGTATCTAAAACATGATGCCTGACAGTACGAACCGCACCATATTATGCTGACATGCTGAAATATTTTGATGGAAAGTAAATAACATGCACACCGCcagtcacagtgaaacaacaacaacaacaaataacacacacacacacacacaaaaacacacatacacacacccaaaccatcCATATAACTGCCTATGCAAGAATGGACAAAAGGACGGACTGTCAAGGAATTATGATCCACAACAATTCAATGATTCCATGCTTTTGTTTGCAAGACAATGGCTCAGAACGTACACTTAGACAAAGAAATACATGGATTTTATCCACTCATAAATAGCTAAATTCTGCCtgaataggtaaatgaataaatacgcTTATCgataactaaagaaagaaagaaaataccaggCAAAACACAAAGGGAGTCAAGTAGTAAAGTACGTAAGTTACTTCAATACTAGTTGCTTCCCTTcgtacctttttattttttttattttatttaaaaagttTTTAAATCCTAATCATTTGGAGCATTTCATCAGGATCTCAAGTCTCTGGAGCAATATTCCATCAGCTGAAAGTTCAAAATTCACATTCAAGGACCCTCACAGAGCTTACTCAGTTCTTATAAAGATTCATCATTAAGGAGCTATGTgttgatgtgaatgtgtgtgtgtgtgtgtgtgtgtgtgtgtgctgttgtatgcacgcacatgtgtgcagtgcacacacacacacaaacacacacacacacaaacacacacacacacaggggtggggaGCAAGAaaaacacggagaaagagagagagagagagagagagagagagagaggagacagagagacagacagacaaaaaagacatgaACGGGAGAGAAAAATACAGGCAAACATATGTTGATCAGACAATAAAAAGGTGGCACTGCTTTGCGGCAACAGAGGATTCTGTTGTGACATGAAGATAATACAATACATGACATAACACTTAAGGGACAAAACAtttgatacaaaacaatacaatgcaacacaactccAAACCGTATGATacctaaacaaaaaaaccccaaacaaaacaatacagccCAACATCACAGACGCAGTGTAAGAACCCCACTACGGCAATGTACCACTATGGTTTGCCTcttctacctgccacaggtgccAACGCTCGTGTCATACCAGACCAACATACAtacgtaattatatacatacgtatgtacgtatgtacacacaacaaacatctCAAATATCAAACCAATGCCATCATCCTCAAGCCTCCATGAACCACTTACATACAAACCCTCCAATGAAACCGCAATAACCACGTCCTGCCCTTTCCTTGTCCCGTTTCCTcttcaatgcaatgcagtgtgatgcagtgcaatgcaatacaatgcaatacatagaACCACCCTAaactccgactgtcctaaagccctctttgccgagagagtgggaatgttacTCGGGTAAGACACcctccactacaatcaaactcAACAAATACACTcgatacatgtatgatagtcagtcgtgttcgactatgaccatcagaacagcagaggaggcaactgctgtcccaactaactGGGCtagtagaatttgattatagtgggaagtgtcttgcccaagttacatccccactctctcggccaagagggttttaggacaggttgtgttggggatggttcccaaaggccagctagcccccaaggttgcggcactaagagccagtgcaattttgcctcctactttgagagtcacagtccttcacaaaagactaagctgtaaatgatttcccattggattggagaaaccattgatcatacagctctcagtttgctgttggcccaactgtaaacttatgtcagtctgtgataaaagctgagtgttttataaaaaaaaacaatacaacacaacacaacacaacactactatGCTGCTTCGTCACACTTCCATCCGCTCCACCAAGGCGGACACCAGCGCCTGTAGATCCGAACCCCGGGTCTGTCCCGCCTTCAGGACCTCCTGGTGGTTGGCCACCTCCTGCTGATCGTAGTCAGAGACCACCATGTTGGTCACCAGGCTCATGCCCAGCACGCGCATGCCTGCATGCCTGGCCACCAACACTTCCGGTACCGTACTCATGCCTGTCAGAGAACGCCACATGCTtaactaaaaaaaccaaacaaacaaataaacaaaaaacagtggTCAGCATGCTATTTTGACGTGGGGGTGTCTGTCAAGAGAAGGTGAGCAAAGGATTGGGAGGGGTgaaacaggggtggtggtggtggtggaagtcgttgttagggtctgtgtgtgtgttggttgattggctgtttggttggttggttggctagcaggttgattgattggctgtttggctgactgattggctgtttgcttggctgtttggttggttggttgactgattgattggttggttggctagctggttgattgattgcctgtttggttgactgattggatgattggttggttggctagctggttgattgattggctgtttggctgactgattggctgtttggttgactgattgggtgattggttggttggctagctGGTTGATTGACTGCCTGTTTGGTTGACTGATTGGCTGTTTGGTTGACTGATcggatgtttggttggttggctggctggttgtttgattggttggttggtcatttATCTTTATAAATGATGGGAAGAAAAGgacacagtaatgataataataaataatggaaaaaaacccaaaagagccatgtgtgtgtgtgtgtgtgtgtgtgtgtgtgcgtgcgtgcgtgcgtgtgtgtgcgtgcgtgcgtgcgtgtgcgtgcgtgtgtgtgtatgcattttgtaATTGATAACAGTGTTGTATTTaattccccaccccacacccccaccccagcatCCTGACATAGCCACGAATGTACTCAACTCCTCTCAGTCCTtgccaaacaatacaatacagtacaatacaatacaatacagtacaacacaatacagtacaatacatcatggcctggcttcgctgacgaagatctaggaagggcgttgtccacgtctgatgcaggcacgctcatggctgacaaggccaatgcgggaaaagcagagtcggccgcagcggttgcaagggaaagtctggtctgggttcgcggctgcagcgtcgtggttcttcctccttctgcgtttgtcctcaaggctggccctgcggttgttttcgaaggaggagacagcttggtggatggtgcgtcgccaggtctctcgatcagcggctactgcggaccactggcgatggtcaatgtgacaggcaccgagagctttcttcaaggagtctttgtatctcttcttgggtgctcctctgtcacggtggccagtggacagttggccatacagcgcgatcttgggcaggcggtggtcctccatcctggacacgtgccctgcccaacgtagctgggtctttagcagcactgcctcgatgctgatagtctttgcctgctccaggacctcgacatttgagatgtagtcactccagtggatgctgaggatggtgcgaaggcagcgctggtggaagcgatcaagcagtcgtatgtggtgccggtaggtgacccaggtttcggagccatacaacagggtgggcagtacaacagctctgtacacgctgatctttgtgtctttcttcaagtgtttgttgttccacactctcttgtacagcctgccgaatgcgctgtttgcctttgcaagtctgttgtcgatctccttgtcgatcttggcgtcagacgagatggtgcagcctaggtagctgaactggtggaccgacttcagctcggtctcaccgatgttgatgtgaggagcgtggaattcttcctgtggggcaggctggtggagaacttccgtctttttcagactgacttctaggccgaagagctgcgcagcctctgcgaagcaggacgttatacgctgcagggccgcttctgtatgggcgacgagggcagcatcgtcggcaaacagaagctctctgatgagttgctccagtgtcttggtgtgggcctgtagccgcctcaggttgaataggctgccatcagtgcggtatctgatgaagataccgtcgtcgtcgccaagatcttcagtggcctgttggagcatcatgctgaagaagatcgtgaagagggtcggcgcgaggacacaaccttgtttcactccatttccaattgggaagggcgccgaaaggtcgttgctgtgtctgacctgtccacgctgttcctcatgtagttggatgaccatgctgaggaattttggggggcatcctagacgtttcatgatctcccacagaccttttctgctcacggtgtcgaaagctttcgtgagatcgacgaatgtcgcatacagtcctttgttctgttcccgacatttttcttgtagctgtctgagaacgaagaccatgtcagtggtgcctctgttggctctaaagccacactgactctctgggagatgttcttcggcgatagtaggcaccagccgatttaggaggactctggcgaggatcttgcctgcgatggagagcagagttatccccctgtagttggagcagtccgacttttctcccttgtttttatacagggtgatgatgactgcgtcacggaggtcctgtggtagtttgccttgctcccagcagcagacaaagaggttgtggagtttggagtgtagtgctgggcctccattcttccacgcctccggcggaattccgtcaacccctgctgccttgccacatttcagctgttcgatggccttgacagtctcttctagggttggtagctcgtccagttgtaatttcactggctgttgtgggatgcggagaattgccgagtcttgaaccgtgcggttggcgctgaagagggcctggaaatgttccgaccacctgttcaggatcgacgtcttgtctgtgaagagcgcctggccgtctgcgctgcgcaaaggactctggacctggtatgagggaccgtacaccgccttcaaggcttcgtataagccccggtagtcaccagtgtctgcacaaagctgagccctctctgccaggttggtccaccacccattttgaatcgcacgaagcttgcgctggaggttgctgcatatgagccggaaggttgctttcttcaccggacaagacggttgtgcaaggtgagcctggtgggctgatctcttcttcgccagcaattcttggatctcctggttgttttcgtcaaaccagtccttgttctttttcgacgagaaccctaggacttcttcagaggactgcaggatggctgatttcagctgtgcccatagtgcttctggagaggggtctgtggggcaactggggtcttcaagtttgtcctgaagcttcgcctggaattcagctttcacttcagctgactgaaagttgccgacctggaatttcttcctaggagctcctcctttctttggtttgggcttgaagtggagcctgagcttgctgcggacgaggcggtggtcagtatgacactccgcgctgggcatcactcgggtgtgtaggacgtctcgtacgtctctctggcgcatcaggatgtaatcaatgaggtgccaatgtttggaccgaggatgcatccacgttgtcttcaggctgtccttctgctggaaaatggtgttggtgatggtaaactgctgctctgcacagaactcgagaagaaggcgcccattgtcgttgcaattaccaacgccatgcttgccaaggactcctttccaggcttctgaatcttggccaactctggcattgaagtcgccaaggatgatgaccttgtcgtcagcaggggtgttctgaacgaggttgcgcagatcagtgtaaaacttgaccttttctgtggggtccgcttggagggttggagcgtacacgctgaacagagtggcatgctgtttgttccgtagtgggaggcgcatggacataattcggtctgagtgtcctgttggcaggttttcaagcttggaggcaatggtgctcctgaccataaaggcctacgccataaaggcgtctctcggtctctggcttgcctgaccagtagagggtgtacccagcgccgtgttcctggaggctgcctttccctgcaaagcggacttcgctgacggcagcaatgtcaatgttcagtctctgaagttcgtgtgcgactagagcggaacgcctttctgggtggttgctgtctgcagagtcacgcatggttcggatgttccagcatgctacctttagtccttttgcacctaattgtgaggcaggtgccggccttttcttctctattgttgttcgaccgcgtttggagatgcccgttgaccgcggctagccaactggggggtatggagatgagcatttgtttggaccaccttttctaggcccctctccgtgtggagcaagcagtgctgtccctagaaaaggctgcttggtcgttcagggtgctgccgagtgatgctgtcacctccgggtcaacaatcaggcgaccaatatcctgaaccgcctgcatgcaggattggaactgcggcttccagtgacatcttccacctgccgttttcgcccctttcccatcgctacagggcttggaatagttggtggcgcggacgtggacgtgtcgttcaagcctgcgcaatggaatttttaggtggagtgcagtgtgcgcagtactggccccaccctttacacccgtggttcatctgccatagcctagcaagctgggacggtgacagtgaggtcctcaggtcgtaggttttatatcagactgtccttgtcctagcctctggctcaaaaaccttcctcggaggcacgggggcgcggctactgaaagtcgggacatggccatggacccagggtcaatgcatgtcgagactgtcctgcattccttagcacttcatgggttttacttcagacttttccttgtcttagatggactgccttcccgggctgtcgagctccatctgcccgcatgtgacaggtagcacagggttacatggtacctgtggcaggtagagacctgacctgacctaaagtacaatacaacacaatacaataaatactatacaatacaatacagtacaacacaataccttacaatacagtacagtacagtacagtacaatacaatacaacactcggGACCACCCCCCAACGCCGAATGTAACTTGGGTAATACTATCACCTGTACAGGAAACAGAACGGCCAACAATGcaaacccctactctaccctTCACTCACCGCAGGCATCCACTCCTATCTGCTTGAGAAACCTGGCCTCGGCCACAGTCTCGTAGTTGGGCCCCACCAGGCAGATGTACACGCCTTCCCGAAGGAAGGACTCGAAGCCCATCTCTTTGCCTATCGTCTTGGTCAGGTCACGCAGCTTCTTGTCGTAGGCATCCGACATGGCTGGGAAGCGAGGACCGAATCTGTTTGTACATGTGCAGTCAAACGTTGATCTGTCAAAGTgttgtttttaacacacacacaaacacacacacacacgagagcgcgcgcgcgcacacacatgcgcgcgcacagacacacacacacactctttctctctctcttacactcacacacacacacactcacatttctaTATAATATtatgagagtgcgtgtgtgtgtgtctgtgtgagcacaagtaaataattataatgagagagagagagagagagagagagagagagagagtgtgtgtgtgatatgataaatgagtgtaagagaaagaaagagagaggggggagagagaaagagagaaagagtgtgtctatgtgcgcatgcaagtgtgtgtgtgtgtgtgtgtgtgtgcgtgcgtgcgtgcgtgcgtgagcgcgcgcgcgtctgtctgtctgtgtatgtgtgtctgtgtgagtgagtgagtgtacgcgcgcgtgcaattgtgtggtgtgtgtgttaatggaccAAATGACTTCCAATAGTCATTGATATGAGGTAAGAGATAACCAGGATCTGCATCCTCACACAAGCAACGCCCACGTTTCACTGCCCTGTGTGGAAAGGCCCAGCAGCAGTTGTGTGACTGAAGTGCACACCTCTCGTTAAGAACATCAACTCTGGAAATGTGTTCTCACATGATAAGAAACTGTTTGTCTCCCTTTACAAGACATGCTACCAACAGGATGTTTTTTGAGTGACGCTCAATGTGTTTGTATACCCGATttaagggctgtgtgtgtgtgtgtgtgtgtgtgtgtgtgtgtgtgtgttgtgtgtgtgtctgcatgtatctatgtatgcatgtatctatgttcatatgtttgtatgtatgcttgCGCGCCTCTGTACTTGTACGTGAGTGTGTTAACTGCGGTAACTGTCATCAGCGGTCTTGTGCCATCATCCTCAAAATGACCATCCATGACCGTCACTGCAGTCGTTGTCGTCGACAGCATCACCTATTATcactatagtcattcggatgagacgataaaccgaggtcccgtgtgcagcatgcacttagcgcacgtaaaagaacccatggcaacaaacaggtcgtccctggcaaaattctgtagaaaaattcacttcgataggaaaatcaaatataaacactgcaggcaggaaaaaatgcacaaGAAAAAATgccatctgtatgtgtgtgtgtgtgtgtgtgtgtgtgtgtgtgtgcgtgtgcgcgcgcgcgcgcgcaatttcATGCTatacgtgtgaaagtccgtgcatgatagttgtaccttgtgtgtgtgtgtgtgtgtgtgtgtgtgtgtgtgtgtgtgtgtgtgtgtgatatttttatttcttttattattattattatcattattattattacttagctTTAAACATATGACAACTGATTATTATGAATATGCAATACGTAGGATGAATAATATGCAATATGCAGGAAAAATGTATAATGCAATATGCCTGATGTtaacgttcatattctaaatatGTTTCTGTTGATAATCACGATGTAATTATTAAgtgcaatgtttttaaagcgaAGATGTGacatgcttttatttgaaaacatatgtttattacacCTGTTaaatcaagtaatccgtgtggCGTgtcggtgggggtgggttggtgttggtgtgtgctgattatctggttgtgttttgccgcacctgatgcaatttatatctatgagataataaagttattcttatctatcataatcaatgtgcagtatagtaggctatgatcataattatactcaaaataatgtttattaattctttctgtttttacattaagaatatttcctgcaatgtgtggatgaatgtatcaaacggtgtgtgtgatatttttttacttttgtgtCTTCATtctattcgtaaaagctgttgtttgttgttttcttttacagttatggtctccatgttgtatacttgtctatgttgtgataatgcacctgaccaaattccTCTGGTTGGAGATAACAAAGTTATTCTCATCTTATCTTATAgcaacacattgtagatctcCAGATCTGAACAAACCAGCTTACAACATGCAGAAAGAAAcgattgattcaatttttcttttatgttcattccagttaattcaatgtccactttagaatatttatatgcagtaaacacgtcattGGTGTAGTCAGTATCACtataagtgttctgtccagaatttgtgtttctttccttttaattgtgaacaagaaatacgaggtcatgtcgtcttcgaaaataacctaccttctagtcagccaaactcagtggaaagcggttttttgaattttcggatttcggaacacatctcaacgaaataaaccgttaatgattaggaaaaacggcttaattcgggagacttacaacctgttccTGGtttgtatgactgtgaagatttttttcatactatgttcaagccaattttggtattggcaggcaAAGTCTTTCtcgagaaaatggcaatgttaaagtttcccacggacacacagacacacagagacaaccgtacaccgggttaaaacagactcactttgtttacacaagtgagtgaaaaaggGTGGctgtctcagtgtagcgacgcctgaattccacacagagaaatctgttgtgatacaataGTAATCGTTGTCGTGAGTGAGTGCACCATTCTTAGCTAACTCCGTCGTGCCCGAAAAAAGCACGTGTTGCAGAGACAATCATTTGCAGCTTTTGAAAACAATGAATGTGATGGACCTGCAGTTTGAATCACAGATCACCCGGCGTCCTTTCCCAACCGCTGTTCTAAACCGAGCAGTCATGGAAGACGGTTTTATGCACAGTATGTGACATCAAAATTCACCTCTTTCTGCTTCCTTTCTTGAGAACTAAACCCAATATGGCGGAGCCCTGTGTTGAGGACAGAGCTGATAGTTTAAATCAACGCTTCAATGCGTAGATATGCCCAGTTCAACGCATGGTGATGTAATTGTTTACCCATTTGctggttgttggtggttgttttcttAGCATGGTGCTATTTCATTGGCGTCCCCTTTAATCGCTCTGCTGACAATAACATCCCCATCTTGACAATCCCTTCACTCAACCACATGGcccctgatccagtgttcaccagcgatcagggttcaatgccccgtttcggcatggtgctgtgtccttgggaaaggcatctTACCCCGaatttcctcaccccacccaggtgtcaacGGGTACCTGACCgttttggggaaggttaaaagcgaCGGAGGTGAGGACCGGGCCCCGTTTTCCTGTGCCGACCacttgtatgatagtcatgtcgtgttcgactatgaccatcagaagaggACAGAGGAATTaactgctgtctcaactatctgggctagaatttgattttgtagtggagagtgtcttgccccaagttacatccccactctctcggccaacaaggttttaggacagtccccgaggcagcagcactaagagccagtgcaattttgcctcctagtttgggagtcatagaccttcacaaaagactaaactgtaactgatttcccattgcaatagagaaaccattgataatacagctctcactatgctgttggcccaactgtaaacctatgtcaatctgtgatataagcggaGCGTTAACCCTAAAGTCATTGCAATGCTAGGGTCACAGCcagccgagcccttgacacagtcaaTATCAATTCGCGTGTCCCGacggccgtaaaaggctatggagaCCTTTAACTTTTCAATCTTTTTaacatcccccactctccctcgcTGCCTCACCTGTCATCGTTGGCCCCCACCAGAGGGTTGACGCCGGCGAATCCCGCCATGTTGAAGTGGTCCTTGAGGATCATGACGTCACCCACCCGGAAGTCCTCGTTGAGGCCGCCTGCCGCGTTGGTGACGAtcagcacctccacccccatcagcTTCATCGTCCGCACCGGGATGGCCAGCTGGGGGGGCACGGTGTAGGGTTGTGTGAGTAGAGTGgatcagaatagaacagaacagaatggaatagaatataaCAGAATAGGTTAAGACAGAACAGAATAATTTTATTTACAATGAAACCTTAAGGTTGATAGGGTTGTATGAATTGAATAGaattgaacagaacagaacagaatagaacagagtaataataataataatggatacttatacagcacactatccagaaatctgctct
The sequence above is drawn from the Babylonia areolata isolate BAREFJ2019XMU chromosome 26, ASM4173473v1, whole genome shotgun sequence genome and encodes:
- the LOC143300421 gene encoding purine nucleoside phosphorylase-like, giving the protein MASQQKECTYDEIRQIAEGLLSKTTCRPQIGIICGSGLGSLADQVTEKTVIPYSDIPAFPVSSVPGHSGQLILGKLSGKSVVVMKGRAHCYEGYSVQKLAIPVRTMKLMGVEVLIVTNAAGGLNEDFRVGDVMILKDHFNMAGFAGVNPLVGANDDRFGPRFPAMSDAYDKKLRDLTKTIGKEMGFESFLREGVYICLVGPNYETVAEARFLKQIGVDACGMSTVPEVLVARHAGMRVLGMSLVTNMVVSDYDQQEVANHQEVLKAGQTRGSDLQALVSALVERMEV